The Phacochoerus africanus isolate WHEZ1 chromosome X, ROS_Pafr_v1, whole genome shotgun sequence genome has a segment encoding these proteins:
- the FOXR2 gene encoding forkhead box protein R2 gives MDLKLKNPDFWYSLHGQVPGLLDWDMGNEFFLPCTTDQCPLAEQNLAKYRLRVMESPKVPQEKRPSPGKDGPNSEPNLWMWVNPNIVCPFGSQEASKPSKRKNVASILPSPQLLPKDEESNCSEAIVMESLPSSSGKQSPPQKRLTSSPSDWELTEEETGEQDNNSSVALKSPNKERFHSQKLWQGDSQERKSWPRPPLNYSHLIALALRNSPPCGLNVQEIYSFTQQHFPFFWTAPDGWKNTIRHNLCFLGSFEKVPVSLPDGANAKPRSGLWRLTEEGHRRFQEETRALASARRESIQQCMSQPDVMTSLFGL, from the coding sequence ATGGACCTAAAACTAAAAAATCCTGACTTTTGGTACAGTCTCCATGGCCAAGTCCCAGGGCTGCTGGACTGGGACATGGGAAATGAGTTCTTCCTGCCATGCACCACAGACCAATGCCCCTTAGCTGAGCAGAATCTCGCCAAATACAGACTGCGAGTAATGGAGTCCCCAAAGGTACCTCAAGAGAAAAGACCCAGTCCTGGCAAAGATGGTCCTAACTCTGAACCCAACCTGTGGATGTGGGTGAATCCCAACATTGTGTGCCCCTTTGGCAGCCAGGAAGCCTCAAAGCCCAGTAAAAGAAAGAATGTGGCAAGCATACTTCCTTCCCCTCAGCTCCTCCCAAAGGATGAAGAGTCTAACTGCTCAGAGGCCATAGTGATGGAGTCCCTGCCATCTTCCTCCGGCAAGCAATCTCCCCCACAAAAGCGGCTCACCTCTTCCCCCAGTGACTGGGAGCTCACAGAAGAGGAGACGGGGGAACAAGATAACAACTCTTCTGTGGCCCTCAAATCTCCAAACAAAGAACGCTTCCATAGCCAGAAGCTATGGCAAGGTGACAGCCAAGAGAGGAAATCTTGGCCCCGCCCCCCCCTCAATTACAGTCACCTAATTGCCCTGGCACTAAGAAACAGCCCTCCCTGTGGCCTCAATGTGCAAGAGATCTACAGTTTCACACAACAGCATTTCCCTTTTTTCTGGACAGCTCCTGATGGCTGGAAGAACACCATCCGACACAACCTCTGCTTCCTGGGCAGCTTTGAGAAGGTGCCAGTCAGCCTTCCAGATGGGGCCAATGCAAAGCCAAGGTCTGGCCTCTGGAGGCTTACTGAGGAGGGACACCGCCGCTTTCAAGAGGAGACTCGTGCCTTAGCCTCCGCTCGTAGGGAGAGCATCCAACAGTGCATGAGCCAGCCAGATGTGATGACCTCCCTTTTTGGCCTTTGA